Proteins encoded within one genomic window of Ammonifex degensii KC4:
- the argJ gene encoding bifunctional glutamate N-acetyltransferase/amino-acid acetyltransferase ArgJ, producing MIWIEGGVTAPKGFLANGVAAGIKRYKKDLALVVSEVPAAAAGVFTTNRVKAAPVLLTQSRVAEGQAQAVIVNSGNANACTGLEGLADARLMARAAAEALSLPEEMVLVSSTGIIGERLPVEKILKALPELVKGLGREGHRAAAEAIMTTDTVPKEAAVEFLLEGFTCRIGGMAKGSGMIHPCMATMLAFLTTDVAITPELLKLALREVVEDTFNLITVDGDTSTNDMVLVLANGQASNPMIEKEGPAYATFKQALYEVAASLARQIARDGEGATRLIEVQVEGACTKEEARRAARAVAASNLVKAAVFGKDPNWGRIVCALGYSGARFDPEKVAVWLGPVQVVAEGKGTSFDEEEARAALSTDPVIIRVNLGAGEARATAWGCDLTYDYVRINAHYRT from the coding sequence GTGATCTGGATAGAGGGTGGTGTCACAGCGCCGAAAGGTTTTCTGGCCAACGGTGTGGCGGCAGGAATCAAGAGGTACAAAAAGGACCTGGCTTTAGTGGTGAGCGAAGTACCGGCGGCGGCGGCCGGGGTTTTTACCACCAACCGGGTGAAAGCCGCTCCGGTACTCCTGACCCAGAGCAGGGTAGCCGAAGGACAGGCCCAGGCGGTCATTGTTAACAGCGGCAATGCCAACGCCTGCACAGGCCTGGAAGGGCTGGCGGATGCTAGGCTCATGGCTCGGGCGGCGGCCGAGGCTCTTTCCTTACCGGAGGAGATGGTGCTGGTGAGCTCCACGGGCATCATCGGAGAGCGGCTGCCGGTAGAGAAGATCCTTAAGGCTTTACCCGAGTTGGTGAAGGGGTTAGGCCGCGAAGGACACAGGGCGGCGGCCGAGGCCATCATGACCACGGACACCGTGCCCAAAGAGGCGGCGGTGGAGTTTCTCCTGGAGGGCTTTACCTGCCGGATAGGAGGGATGGCCAAGGGCTCGGGAATGATCCATCCCTGCATGGCCACCATGCTGGCCTTCCTCACCACCGACGTGGCTATAACGCCCGAGCTCCTCAAGCTAGCTTTGCGGGAAGTAGTGGAAGACACCTTCAACCTAATAACGGTGGACGGGGACACCAGCACCAACGACATGGTGCTGGTGCTGGCCAACGGCCAGGCCTCCAATCCCATGATCGAAAAAGAGGGCCCTGCCTACGCCACCTTCAAGCAGGCCCTTTATGAAGTAGCTGCTTCCTTAGCCCGGCAGATAGCGCGCGATGGGGAGGGAGCCACCAGGCTTATCGAGGTTCAGGTAGAAGGGGCGTGTACTAAGGAGGAGGCCCGGCGGGCGGCGCGGGCGGTGGCCGCTTCCAACCTGGTAAAGGCAGCCGTCTTCGGTAAAGATCCCAACTGGGGACGCATAGTATGTGCCCTGGGTTATTCGGGCGCGCGCTTTGATCCGGAAAAGGTGGCGGTCTGGCTGGGTCCGGTGCAGGTGGTGGCGGAGGGTAAAGGTACCTCTTTCGACGAAGAAGAGGCCCGGGCGGCCCTTTCCACCGATCCGGTGATCATCCGTGTAAACCTCGGCGCTGGAGAGGCCCGGGCCACGGCCTGGGGCTGCGACCTGACCTACGACTACGTACGCATAAACGCGCACTACCGTACCTGA
- the argC gene encoding N-acetyl-gamma-glutamyl-phosphate reductase, with translation MVRVGIVGASGYTGAELIRLFRRHPEAKICLLAARTHAGKSLPEVFPQFWGLEDEKLIAASPEELVREVDVLFTALPAGEAISYARAAWQAGKKLIDLGADFRFREASIYERWYGLSHGAPELLREAVYGLPELYRDRIKTARLVANPGCYPTAVLLALVPLLKAGQILPEGIVVDAKSGVSGAGRQPKMEMLYAEVNENVQAYNVAVHRHTPEMEQILQDKLGKEVRLTFVPHLVPQTRGILATIYAPLAPGVTTEDLLATYREYYREEPFVKVLPAGVYPRTKSVWGSNLVQLGAVADGRTGRAVLLAALDNLVKGAAGQAVQNFNLICGFPETMGLEDSGIYP, from the coding sequence TTGGTTCGGGTAGGGATCGTCGGCGCTTCGGGCTACACCGGTGCGGAGCTCATTCGCCTTTTCAGACGTCACCCCGAAGCGAAAATTTGTTTGCTGGCAGCCCGTACGCACGCAGGGAAATCTTTGCCCGAGGTTTTTCCCCAGTTCTGGGGGCTGGAAGATGAAAAGCTAATAGCGGCTTCGCCGGAAGAGCTCGTCCGGGAAGTGGACGTCCTCTTTACCGCCTTGCCGGCAGGGGAGGCGATATCTTACGCCCGGGCGGCCTGGCAGGCGGGGAAGAAGCTCATCGACCTGGGGGCCGATTTCCGCTTCCGTGAGGCTAGCATTTACGAAAGGTGGTACGGTCTCTCCCACGGGGCACCGGAACTTTTGCGGGAGGCCGTCTACGGCCTGCCCGAGCTTTACCGCGACCGGATTAAAACGGCCCGGCTGGTGGCCAACCCCGGCTGTTATCCTACGGCGGTCCTGCTGGCTCTTGTTCCTCTCCTTAAGGCGGGGCAGATCCTGCCGGAAGGGATAGTAGTGGATGCCAAGTCGGGGGTCTCGGGAGCCGGCCGTCAGCCCAAGATGGAGATGCTGTACGCCGAGGTCAACGAGAACGTACAAGCCTACAACGTGGCAGTGCACCGGCATACGCCGGAGATGGAGCAGATCCTACAGGACAAGCTGGGCAAAGAGGTTCGCTTGACCTTCGTTCCCCACTTAGTCCCGCAGACGCGGGGCATCCTGGCCACCATCTATGCACCGTTGGCTCCGGGAGTGACGACCGAAGACCTGCTTGCCACCTACCGGGAGTACTACCGGGAGGAGCCTTTTGTTAAGGTGCTGCCTGCCGGGGTTTACCCCCGTACCAAGAGCGTCTGGGGTTCGAACTTGGTGCAGTTGGGGGCGGTGGCCGACGGGCGCACCGGCCGGGCGGTGCTGCTGGCCGCTCTGGACAATCTGGTAAAGGGAGCAGCCGGGCAGGCGGTGCAAAACTTCAATCTAATCTGCGGTTTCCCAGAAACGATGGGGCTAGAAGATTCTGGCATTTATCCGTAA